Proteins encoded by one window of Blastopirellula marina:
- a CDS encoding DUF1559 domain-containing protein — translation MSERAPARSGFTLVELLVVIAIIGVLIALLLPAVQQAREAARRMQCTNNLKQLALGTHNYHDTLGVFPSGWIRQTVGGPNYQNNNFWGWGALLLPYIEQNNIADRIDFGWEWVNNSSLGNPNAGLSTTPINAYVCPSDITGPLNGKENNNGTSNYIGSYGNKGLNTSSFVTNAHQGIFTRDSHVGLRDITDGTSNTILFGERTGKTVGSSDFKAGLWVGPRSNESGSYTCIGRGPDSATNYTNGINSTNTWGLAHSLHPGGANFALCDGSVRFYAETINLVVYQYLIQRDDGQVIPSE, via the coding sequence ATGTCCGAAAGAGCACCTGCTAGATCTGGTTTTACTTTGGTAGAGCTGTTAGTGGTAATTGCCATTATTGGGGTTCTTATTGCCCTACTTCTTCCTGCTGTCCAACAAGCACGCGAAGCCGCACGGCGAATGCAGTGCACGAACAATTTGAAGCAACTTGCCTTAGGAACACACAACTATCACGACACCCTGGGGGTCTTCCCATCGGGCTGGATTCGTCAAACCGTTGGCGGTCCGAACTACCAGAATAATAATTTCTGGGGTTGGGGTGCCTTATTGCTGCCATACATCGAGCAGAATAACATCGCCGACCGCATCGACTTTGGTTGGGAGTGGGTCAACAATTCCTCCCTGGGTAATCCCAACGCCGGCTTATCGACAACACCTATCAACGCTTACGTTTGTCCGAGCGACATTACCGGCCCGCTTAACGGAAAAGAAAACAATAACGGTACGTCCAACTACATTGGTTCGTACGGCAACAAGGGGCTCAACACAAGCAGCTTTGTGACCAACGCCCATCAGGGAATCTTTACTCGAGATAGTCATGTTGGTCTGCGTGACATCACGGACGGCACCTCAAACACTATTTTGTTTGGTGAACGAACCGGAAAGACGGTGGGCTCATCAGACTTCAAAGCAGGCCTATGGGTAGGACCTCGAAGCAACGAGAGTGGATCATACACCTGCATTGGTCGCGGACCGGATAGTGCCACCAACTACACCAATGGTATCAACTCGACCAATACCTGGGGGCTAGCCCACTCGCTGCATCCCGGCGGAGCCAACTTTGCCCTATGCGATGGCTCAGTCCGGTTCTACGCCGAAACAATCAACCTTGTGGTATATCAATACCTGATTCAACGCGACGACGGCCAGGTTATTCCAAGCGAGTAA
- a CDS encoding DUF6795 domain-containing protein, which translates to MFQFHCFSIIVVLLAAMTGCGADNGKFSYQPVSGTVTMDGEPLANATVAFVPQSSGLESGRPSTGMTDASGKFHLQSLGGENGAVVGDHVVSISTMVVDMNTQEVTAKETVPLKYNERSELTFTVPSSGTDTANFDLESKKKR; encoded by the coding sequence ATGTTCCAATTTCATTGTTTCTCAATCATCGTCGTCTTGCTTGCGGCGATGACAGGATGCGGGGCAGATAACGGAAAGTTCTCCTATCAGCCGGTCTCTGGTACCGTGACGATGGATGGCGAACCCTTGGCCAACGCAACGGTTGCCTTCGTTCCCCAAAGCTCTGGCCTGGAATCCGGTCGACCCTCAACCGGAATGACCGACGCGTCGGGCAAATTTCACCTCCAATCTCTTGGAGGGGAGAACGGCGCTGTGGTAGGTGATCATGTCGTTTCGATCTCGACCATGGTTGTCGATATGAATACGCAAGAGGTTACCGCCAAGGAAACCGTTCCCTTGAAATACAACGAACGATCAGAACTAACCTTCACCGTTCCTTCCAGCGGGACCGACACCGCCAACTTCGATCTCGAATCGAAAAAGAAACGCTGA
- a CDS encoding SGNH/GDSL hydrolase family protein has translation MLKAFTPFCFVLLISTTLAAADKPGKWAEKPDPKLPNVLILGDSISIGYTLQVRDLLKGKANVFRPHTADGTKPENCSGTTKGVESIDRWLGDRKWDVIHFNWGLHDLKHVTEPGGNTVSNKAEDPVQATVLQYSQNIEKIVERLDKTGAKLIFATTTPVVPGTTGPLREPESPSKYNAAAVKIMKEHGVSVNDLFAFCDPQIEKLQRPKNVHFTDAGSQALAEQVAKAIESALASKSDN, from the coding sequence ATGCTGAAAGCTTTCACTCCCTTTTGCTTTGTCCTTCTGATTTCGACCACCCTTGCTGCAGCCGACAAGCCTGGCAAATGGGCCGAGAAACCAGATCCCAAGTTGCCGAACGTTCTGATCCTTGGTGACTCCATTTCCATTGGATACACACTGCAAGTGCGCGACCTGCTCAAAGGGAAAGCGAACGTCTTTCGGCCGCATACAGCTGATGGAACAAAGCCTGAGAATTGCAGCGGAACCACCAAAGGGGTCGAATCGATCGATCGCTGGCTAGGGGATCGCAAGTGGGACGTGATTCACTTCAACTGGGGACTTCACGACTTGAAACATGTGACCGAACCAGGCGGAAACACGGTTTCCAACAAGGCCGAAGATCCCGTCCAGGCAACTGTCCTGCAGTATTCGCAAAACATCGAGAAGATTGTCGAGCGACTCGACAAGACAGGTGCGAAATTGATCTTCGCCACCACTACCCCGGTTGTGCCTGGGACGACAGGTCCCCTACGTGAGCCTGAGTCTCCATCGAAATACAATGCTGCGGCTGTCAAGATCATGAAAGAGCACGGCGTCAGCGTGAACGATCTCTTCGCCTTCTGCGATCCGCAGATCGAGAAGCTTCAGCGTCCGAAGAATGTTCACTTTACCGATGCCGGCTCTCAGGCCCTCGCCGAACAAGTCGCTAAGGCGATTGAGTCTGCTCTCGCATCGAAAAGCGACAACTAA
- a CDS encoding tetratricopeptide repeat protein, with translation MRPPTVNNTTVIQNNTTNNTTNNTTNITKNWVQDNSTNVVHSHSNTNNWYQDNRWQNRPTINSQNWNGRPWWYTPDYGAWHHGHWDRHSYYHGHDSWEYVDRGDNAWLGGLVAWGLGNMVYRTGYQVYVNPYVTRPVVIGVTKIDYSRPITVLRSPYELAYLNDQVKAQELHDRALEYFEAARTAFYFGDLNKAYENVNLAIALMPDDSTLHEFRALVLFSAGKFNEAAEVMHAVLAVAPGWDWTTLSSLYRDQDQYTGELRRLEQYIKANPRQADARFLLAYHYITMGYPDSARRQLQSVLLLVPDDKLSADLIALLDEDQQQEFATQYGSLTAVDTRLLQGDWKAARATGKIELELKDGNFTWDYDLIENDQKFHGRYAVDNALLIMATEDGSQMVGTVQMQDRDHFVFKLLGNNASDPGLQFTRE, from the coding sequence TTGCGACCTCCGACGGTCAATAACACGACCGTCATTCAGAATAATACGACCAACAATACGACGAATAACACGACCAACATCACCAAGAATTGGGTGCAGGACAACAGTACCAATGTTGTTCACAGCCACTCCAATACCAACAATTGGTATCAAGACAATCGTTGGCAAAATCGTCCGACCATCAACAGCCAGAATTGGAACGGCCGACCCTGGTGGTATACGCCTGACTATGGGGCTTGGCATCATGGGCATTGGGATCGCCACAGTTATTACCATGGGCACGATTCGTGGGAGTATGTCGATCGCGGTGATAATGCCTGGCTCGGAGGGCTGGTTGCCTGGGGCTTGGGCAATATGGTTTATCGAACCGGTTACCAGGTATACGTTAATCCGTACGTCACGCGGCCTGTGGTGATCGGTGTTACGAAAATTGATTACTCGCGACCGATTACTGTTCTGCGTTCTCCGTACGAACTCGCGTATCTCAACGATCAAGTCAAAGCCCAGGAGCTTCACGATCGGGCGCTGGAATACTTCGAGGCCGCGCGGACGGCCTTCTATTTTGGCGACTTGAACAAGGCGTACGAGAACGTCAACCTGGCGATTGCTTTGATGCCAGACGATTCCACCTTGCATGAGTTTCGTGCCTTGGTGCTATTCTCAGCCGGGAAATTCAATGAAGCTGCAGAAGTGATGCATGCCGTATTGGCGGTGGCACCGGGATGGGACTGGACAACATTAAGCAGTCTCTACCGGGATCAGGATCAATACACGGGTGAGCTGCGGCGGCTCGAACAGTACATCAAAGCCAATCCTCGGCAAGCGGACGCGAGATTTTTGCTGGCGTATCATTACATCACTATGGGCTACCCGGACAGTGCCCGGCGACAGCTGCAATCGGTGCTGCTGTTGGTTCCGGACGATAAGCTAAGTGCCGATTTGATTGCCCTTTTGGATGAAGATCAACAACAAGAGTTTGCCACGCAGTACGGCAGCTTAACCGCTGTGGACACGCGACTTTTGCAAGGCGATTGGAAAGCAGCCCGAGCAACGGGAAAGATTGAGTTGGAATTGAAGGATGGCAACTTCACGTGGGATTACGATTTGATCGAAAACGATCAGAAATTCCACGGACGCTACGCCGTTGATAATGCACTGCTTATCATGGCAACCGAAGATGGTTCGCAGATGGTGGGCACGGTCCAAATGCAGGACCGCGACCACTTCGTATTCAAGCTGCTGGGAAATAATGCATCCGATCCCGGGCTGCAATTCACCCGGGAGTAA
- a CDS encoding SgcJ/EcaC family oxidoreductase, giving the protein MKSKVTWMGIGVLFFAAAIVHAQEAAPKSGAKDPAYEGIKSAVEAYAAAYNAHDAKAVANLFAPDAELVDSSGVVFHGKEDIRVEYEAFFNAHPKATLSIHVASVRMVGPSVAIEEGRTASTLAEGAAPSLSRYVAIYFKVDDAWLLASVRDEKIEPEPGQHLEKLDWLIGEWIEESEDSRMEIKCYWDASGSYLIRDFKISIEGLLASSGTERIGWDPLKRQIRSWLFDSAGGHIEAEWIPGDGYWTATASGYRADGQPTSATYKMTPLRDDAYHMVASNRRVGDDALVDFEMTIVRQPPSPGEVPLLEKPVAEATPAKADKE; this is encoded by the coding sequence ATGAAGTCCAAGGTTACCTGGATGGGGATTGGGGTCCTCTTCTTTGCGGCGGCAATCGTACATGCTCAAGAAGCTGCGCCAAAAAGCGGCGCAAAAGACCCGGCCTACGAAGGCATTAAGAGTGCTGTCGAAGCCTACGCCGCCGCTTACAACGCTCACGATGCGAAAGCGGTTGCCAATCTCTTTGCGCCCGATGCCGAACTGGTCGACTCCTCTGGTGTTGTTTTCCATGGGAAAGAAGATATCCGAGTAGAATACGAGGCCTTCTTCAACGCGCATCCCAAGGCCACGTTGTCCATTCATGTCGCGTCAGTGCGTATGGTCGGGCCGTCGGTTGCGATTGAAGAAGGGCGGACGGCATCCACTTTGGCCGAGGGAGCGGCACCGTCGCTTTCACGGTACGTGGCGATCTATTTCAAGGTGGACGATGCCTGGCTCTTGGCGAGTGTTCGAGACGAAAAGATCGAGCCTGAGCCGGGGCAGCACTTGGAGAAGCTCGACTGGCTGATTGGCGAGTGGATCGAGGAATCGGAAGACTCACGCATGGAAATCAAGTGCTACTGGGATGCCAGTGGTTCTTACTTAATTCGGGACTTCAAAATCTCTATTGAAGGTTTACTCGCTTCGAGTGGGACAGAACGCATCGGTTGGGATCCACTCAAACGCCAGATTCGCTCATGGCTTTTTGACTCCGCTGGCGGTCATATCGAAGCGGAATGGATTCCCGGCGATGGCTATTGGACAGCGACGGCAAGCGGCTATCGAGCCGATGGTCAGCCAACATCTGCGACCTATAAGATGACTCCGTTGCGCGACGACGCCTATCACATGGTTGCCAGCAATCGTCGAGTAGGTGACGACGCGTTGGTTGATTTTGAAATGACGATCGTGCGACAGCCCCCGTCTCCGGGCGAGGTGCCACTGTTGGAAAAGCCGGTCGCCGAAGCGACCCCGGCGAAGGCGGATAAGGAGTAG
- a CDS encoding helix-turn-helix domain-containing protein — translation MVEKYLPDSSSSLVITMHTEFQQQFFAEMGPRHQFQFLYDAIPDVFFFTKDRDSRMVWANRQLIKRLGARSEEDVIGAYDSKFFPMEIAKKYRADDCFVMETSQPINNRVEVFYNETKILDWHITSKIPLFNADGSEVIGVAGVMRSYKAGKRWAAPASEIEEIVEYMRTPEGSLATVEELAQRAHLSSRQLNRKFQAVFGMSVRDFKIRTRLNSAADDLTKTDLSVCQIAVDHDFSDQSTFSRLFRKHMGMTPLEYRRSYRNQMVVAQDQPE, via the coding sequence ATGGTAGAAAAGTATCTTCCCGATTCGTCGAGTTCGTTGGTCATCACCATGCATACCGAGTTCCAGCAGCAGTTTTTCGCTGAGATGGGCCCCCGGCACCAGTTTCAGTTCCTTTACGATGCCATCCCGGACGTGTTCTTCTTCACGAAGGATCGGGATAGCCGCATGGTTTGGGCGAACCGACAACTGATCAAGCGGCTCGGCGCACGAAGCGAAGAGGACGTCATCGGGGCATACGATTCCAAATTCTTCCCCATGGAAATCGCTAAAAAGTACCGCGCTGACGACTGCTTTGTGATGGAAACCAGCCAGCCAATCAACAACCGAGTTGAAGTCTTCTACAACGAAACCAAGATTCTCGACTGGCACATCACAAGCAAGATCCCCCTGTTCAACGCCGACGGGAGCGAAGTCATTGGCGTGGCAGGCGTCATGCGCAGCTACAAAGCCGGCAAACGCTGGGCAGCCCCTGCTTCGGAAATTGAAGAGATTGTGGAATACATGCGGACGCCAGAAGGCTCGCTGGCCACCGTGGAAGAACTCGCACAGAGAGCTCACCTCTCTTCTCGCCAACTGAATCGTAAGTTTCAGGCGGTTTTTGGGATGAGCGTCCGCGACTTCAAGATCCGCACGCGTTTGAATTCGGCAGCAGATGACTTAACCAAGACCGATCTTTCGGTCTGCCAGATCGCTGTCGACCACGATTTCTCGGATCAAAGCACGTTCAGTCGGCTGTTCCGCAAGCACATGGGAATGACTCCGCTGGAGTACCGGAGGAGCTATCGCAATCAAATGGTCGTCGCACAGGACCAGCCAGAGTAA
- a CDS encoding vWA domain-containing protein, with protein sequence MSETTTASPQAGTRRPARQSEPQTSDVTDASEATGEETSSKRNWLKLAALWSMPAWLVSLIFHFLGLTALVVATISPPPLPQTLNLLAASDEPIEELEEMVVEFEPEFEPEMEVEMEAPDMLSESFELTALLPDSAMMSESVSVEALMPSKPADFAGMDPNGLMADLEGMGAEVGQMAKFFGTKAKGQRICFVVDNSASMTSGRMETALVELDKAIDSLSAKQKFYIVFYSDTAYPLFYPSPATDMLNANDKNKKLVRDWLSTVQMCWRTDGRDAITLALNLKPDLVYILGDGAFTDKADIELAGTPLKGVTIHTMGMQVKKQDRDKFAAIAEAHGGTYKDVGITDEGKQLMKMNGPIPRNQKRNGIWGIKLK encoded by the coding sequence ATGAGCGAAACAACGACGGCCTCGCCTCAGGCCGGTACGCGTCGTCCAGCACGACAATCTGAACCACAGACATCGGATGTGACGGATGCTTCCGAAGCTACCGGAGAAGAGACGTCATCAAAGCGAAATTGGCTGAAACTTGCCGCATTGTGGAGCATGCCAGCCTGGTTGGTCAGTTTGATCTTTCATTTTCTGGGCCTGACGGCATTGGTCGTCGCTACGATCAGCCCTCCACCCCTTCCGCAGACGCTAAATCTATTGGCTGCCAGCGACGAGCCGATCGAAGAGCTCGAAGAGATGGTGGTCGAGTTCGAACCTGAGTTCGAGCCGGAAATGGAAGTCGAGATGGAGGCTCCTGACATGCTGTCGGAGTCGTTCGAGTTGACGGCGCTATTGCCTGACTCAGCAATGATGAGCGAGTCGGTTTCGGTCGAAGCACTGATGCCATCCAAGCCAGCCGATTTCGCTGGCATGGATCCCAATGGACTTATGGCCGACCTGGAAGGGATGGGGGCTGAGGTGGGGCAGATGGCGAAGTTCTTTGGCACCAAAGCCAAGGGGCAACGCATTTGTTTCGTGGTCGATAACTCGGCCAGTATGACTTCCGGTCGCATGGAGACAGCCTTGGTAGAACTCGACAAAGCGATCGATTCGCTGTCGGCCAAGCAGAAGTTCTACATTGTCTTTTATAGCGATACGGCCTATCCGCTGTTCTATCCATCGCCCGCCACGGACATGCTCAATGCGAATGATAAAAACAAGAAACTGGTTCGCGACTGGCTAAGTACCGTCCAGATGTGCTGGCGAACCGATGGGCGAGACGCGATTACCCTGGCCCTCAACTTGAAGCCGGATCTGGTCTACATCCTGGGTGATGGGGCATTTACCGACAAAGCCGACATTGAGCTGGCCGGTACGCCGCTTAAAGGAGTTACCATCCACACCATGGGCATGCAGGTCAAAAAGCAGGATCGTGATAAGTTCGCAGCGATCGCCGAGGCTCACGGTGGAACCTATAAGGACGTGGGGATTACCGACGAAGGCAAGCAACTAATGAAGATGAATGGCCCTATCCCGCGGAATCAAAAACGCAACGGAATTTGGGGGATCAAGCTGAAGTAA
- a CDS encoding methyl-accepting chemotaxis protein: MKAVGNSQGSSRKRRNTIRLSTKLIGGFSLVILLTSVACYLGYSGLCGLEVELVHISADKQIYGDAQKIKNLMLQHRRYEKDLFLNIGDREKQVDKYVPSLKAKEAEIQTLLTKMQQVVNEDPRFSPEIKQIANHLPQLHQQYMEGVWLVSEKAIDDGSLPPQEANKMMMPYKLPIHDLEEGIDQVADAATQLFEQRVQTSQAVGANARWAMIAGTIIALVPCPFVILWVMGPLRKVSKMLAEIAKAEGDLTRRLPVEGNDEVGELSQWFNTFVDQVQQVVIRVGGSATSLVESSSRLSNTAGDLSGQADNTTLRSSQVVAAADQMTLRMGEASRSTQTMQANISTVANAIEELATCIHDISGNTEKASSVAGQAASELELSNSNIVELSSAATEISRVIETIEDIAEQTNLLALNATIEAARAGEAGKGFSIVANEVKELARQAATATEDIRQRITAIQDATEKTTRSIGDIGRHVAQVNEFSTMIAAAIQEQNCTTQSIAEHINQTSYAVSQISDGVTESAQASEEIRASMVVVDQSARDTASGANSAKATGDELHRIADELQALMGKFRV; encoded by the coding sequence ATGAAAGCAGTAGGCAACTCGCAAGGAAGTTCTCGCAAGCGACGCAACACAATCCGACTCAGCACCAAACTGATTGGTGGCTTCTCGCTGGTGATTTTATTGACGTCGGTAGCGTGCTACCTGGGCTATTCTGGGCTTTGTGGTCTTGAGGTCGAACTGGTCCATATCTCGGCTGACAAGCAGATTTACGGCGATGCGCAAAAGATCAAGAACCTCATGTTGCAGCATCGACGCTACGAGAAAGATCTCTTCCTCAATATTGGTGATCGCGAAAAGCAAGTCGACAAATACGTTCCGAGCCTCAAGGCCAAGGAAGCAGAAATTCAGACGTTGCTGACCAAAATGCAGCAGGTCGTCAATGAGGATCCTCGCTTCTCGCCAGAGATCAAGCAGATTGCCAACCATCTTCCGCAACTGCATCAGCAATACATGGAAGGGGTGTGGCTAGTCAGTGAAAAGGCGATTGATGACGGCAGTCTTCCGCCGCAAGAAGCCAACAAGATGATGATGCCGTACAAGTTGCCAATTCATGATCTGGAAGAAGGTATCGATCAGGTTGCCGACGCCGCAACGCAGCTATTCGAGCAGCGCGTGCAAACCTCGCAAGCGGTTGGCGCGAACGCACGTTGGGCGATGATCGCTGGAACGATCATTGCCCTGGTTCCATGCCCGTTCGTAATTCTGTGGGTGATGGGGCCACTGAGAAAAGTGTCGAAGATGCTGGCCGAAATCGCCAAAGCAGAAGGGGACCTGACACGACGTTTACCGGTTGAAGGAAACGACGAAGTCGGCGAACTTTCTCAGTGGTTCAACACCTTCGTCGATCAAGTTCAACAGGTAGTGATTCGCGTGGGGGGAAGTGCCACCTCGTTGGTCGAGTCTTCCTCGCGGTTGTCCAATACTGCCGGAGATCTCTCGGGGCAAGCAGACAACACAACCCTGCGATCTTCCCAGGTCGTTGCGGCGGCCGATCAGATGACCCTTCGAATGGGCGAAGCATCTCGGTCGACGCAAACAATGCAGGCCAACATTTCGACCGTTGCCAATGCGATTGAAGAACTGGCGACGTGTATTCACGATATTTCCGGCAACACCGAGAAGGCATCGAGCGTGGCCGGCCAGGCTGCAAGTGAACTCGAACTGAGCAACTCGAACATCGTCGAGTTGAGTTCCGCTGCGACCGAAATCAGCCGCGTGATTGAGACGATTGAGGATATCGCCGAGCAAACCAATTTGCTGGCCCTTAACGCCACCATCGAAGCGGCTCGTGCAGGCGAGGCAGGCAAAGGATTCAGCATCGTCGCGAATGAAGTGAAAGAACTGGCGCGCCAGGCGGCAACCGCTACGGAAGACATTCGCCAGCGTATCACCGCAATTCAAGATGCCACCGAAAAAACTACCCGGTCGATTGGCGACATAGGTCGTCATGTGGCCCAGGTGAATGAGTTTTCAACGATGATCGCGGCTGCGATTCAGGAACAAAACTGCACCACGCAGTCGATCGCAGAGCACATCAATCAAACGTCGTACGCCGTTTCGCAAATCAGCGATGGTGTTACGGAGTCGGCTCAGGCCAGCGAAGAGATTCGCGCCAGCATGGTGGTCGTCGATCAATCGGCACGCGACACCGCCAGCGGTGCCAACAGTGCCAAGGCAACCGGCGACGAGTTGCACCGTATTGCTGACGAGTTGCAAGCCTTGATGGGTAAATTTCGCGTCTAG
- a CDS encoding HD domain-containing protein, with the protein MAVEMRGIARHIVREYELPLLGIHGITHWARVYDNGQRLAEVSGADQDVVALFALFHDSKRRNEGHDPDHGQRGAELAKELRGELFELRDSQFALLLEACRGHTHCRHHADVTIGTCWDSDRLDLGRVGMKPHPHYLNTDEAKRSETIHWADGRASFNVVPDWITERWGVELSDFDDELY; encoded by the coding sequence ATGGCCGTTGAAATGCGAGGGATTGCCCGACATATCGTACGCGAGTACGAGTTGCCCCTGCTGGGAATTCATGGCATCACTCACTGGGCACGCGTGTACGATAACGGCCAACGCCTGGCCGAAGTGAGTGGGGCGGACCAAGACGTGGTGGCGCTGTTTGCTTTGTTTCACGACTCCAAGCGGCGTAACGAAGGGCATGATCCCGATCACGGCCAGCGCGGGGCCGAACTGGCCAAGGAGCTTCGTGGCGAGTTGTTCGAGCTACGCGACTCGCAGTTTGCGCTTTTACTGGAAGCGTGCCGCGGACACACGCACTGTCGACATCACGCAGATGTCACTATTGGAACCTGTTGGGATTCCGACCGGTTGGACCTGGGGCGTGTCGGCATGAAACCGCACCCGCATTATCTGAACACCGATGAAGCCAAACGCAGTGAGACGATCCACTGGGCAGACGGGCGCGCATCATTCAACGTCGTGCCTGACTGGATTACCGAGCGATGGGGTGTCGAACTATCAGACTTCGATGACGAACTGTACTAA
- a CDS encoding ammonia-forming cytochrome c nitrite reductase subunit c552 has protein sequence MSPDNSAGSSARGPSFVSLAGLMLLFAVVTFGLVALLTNIFEKKQEAQIPFVRLEEVDEITTDPQPWGVNWPDQYDSYLLTVDSEESEYGGSEALTASKLEAHPWLKRLYAGYAFSLDYREARGHAYMLSDQEVTKRVTERKQAGACLHCHASIIPTYRRIGLMEEGMTEVTAEDLAQDFNWPAVMTGFQAMSAMEYADAHAELLKTPDGTSGEGKAHPVSCIDCHDPKSMAIRVTRPGFVQGIAALAKSDDPVVHLPSVERWRNGKRERDYDPNLDASRQEMRTFVCAQCHVEYYCASKETLFFPWANGLKVEQIEELYDGHKFPDGSDFVDYKHGETGAKIYKAQHPEFELWSQGIHARSGVSCADCHMPYERKGAMKVSSHNVRSPMLNVNRSCQTCHNVNEGELKQRVELIQARTQDLIERAAVAMTSMLDAINAAKAAGATDEQLAPILELQKKGMWRLDFISSENSKGFHADQEAARILGEAIDYCRQAEVAATKLRAPESPDVAVEAVEIEGITPDDKAPIR, from the coding sequence ATGAGCCCTGACAACTCTGCCGGTAGTTCTGCCCGTGGTCCATCGTTTGTTTCGTTGGCTGGGCTGATGCTTTTGTTTGCCGTCGTCACGTTTGGGCTAGTGGCGCTTTTGACCAACATCTTCGAGAAGAAACAGGAAGCCCAGATTCCCTTCGTTCGCCTGGAAGAGGTGGACGAAATAACGACCGATCCTCAGCCGTGGGGCGTGAACTGGCCCGATCAATACGATTCTTACCTACTGACGGTCGATTCCGAAGAGTCTGAGTATGGCGGATCCGAGGCGCTAACGGCCAGCAAGTTGGAGGCCCATCCCTGGCTCAAACGTTTGTATGCGGGATATGCGTTCAGTCTCGACTATCGCGAGGCCCGCGGGCATGCCTACATGCTCAGCGATCAGGAGGTTACCAAACGCGTGACCGAGCGAAAACAGGCCGGAGCTTGTCTGCATTGCCATGCGTCGATTATTCCTACATATCGCCGGATTGGCCTTATGGAAGAAGGTATGACGGAAGTCACTGCGGAAGACCTGGCCCAAGACTTCAATTGGCCGGCGGTGATGACCGGATTCCAAGCCATGAGTGCAATGGAATATGCCGATGCCCATGCCGAGTTATTGAAGACTCCCGATGGGACTTCCGGTGAAGGTAAGGCTCATCCGGTTAGTTGCATCGATTGCCACGACCCCAAATCGATGGCGATTCGCGTGACCCGGCCAGGCTTCGTGCAAGGGATTGCCGCATTGGCGAAAAGTGACGATCCGGTCGTCCATTTGCCAAGCGTCGAGCGGTGGAGAAACGGAAAGCGTGAGCGGGACTACGATCCGAATCTTGATGCTTCAAGACAAGAGATGCGCACGTTCGTTTGTGCCCAATGTCACGTCGAGTATTACTGTGCCAGCAAAGAGACCTTGTTCTTTCCGTGGGCCAACGGGCTGAAGGTAGAGCAAATCGAAGAGCTTTACGATGGCCACAAATTTCCTGATGGCAGCGATTTCGTCGACTACAAGCATGGCGAAACAGGGGCCAAGATCTACAAGGCTCAGCACCCCGAGTTTGAGCTGTGGAGTCAGGGGATCCACGCCCGCAGCGGTGTGAGCTGTGCCGACTGCCATATGCCGTATGAACGCAAAGGGGCGATGAAGGTCAGTAGTCATAACGTCCGCAGCCCGATGTTGAACGTCAACCGCTCGTGCCAGACGTGCCACAACGTGAACGAGGGAGAGTTAAAACAACGCGTGGAACTCATTCAAGCCAGGACTCAGGACCTCATCGAAAGAGCAGCGGTGGCGATGACTTCGATGCTCGATGCGATCAATGCGGCCAAGGCAGCCGGAGCTACCGACGAGCAGTTGGCTCCCATTCTGGAACTCCAGAAGAAGGGGATGTGGCGACTCGACTTCATCAGCAGCGAGAATTCCAAAGGATTTCATGCCGACCAGGAAGCGGCGCGAATCCTGGGCGAAGCGATCGACTACTGTCGTCAGGCGGAAGTCGCAGCCACCAAGCTTCGTGCCCCTGAGTCTCCCGATGTCGCGGTAGAGGCCGTCGAGATTGAAGGGATCACACCGGACGATAAGGCCCCCATTCGCTAG
- the nrfH gene encoding cytochrome c nitrite reductase small subunit, with product MTHEKPASQKLYRTRNRYAKAKVLAGLFSSFFAILLGVVLGLGAFTFGYGKGASYLSNDPKTCVNCHVMQESYDTWEKSSHHDVAVCNDCHLSHDPIGKWVTKADNGFFHSLAFTFNDYPDPLRIKPRNRLVTQHACLHCHADFVHNMLPASPHSETMSCVHCHADVGHSLHSRVYPTLEPDSR from the coding sequence TTGACTCACGAAAAACCAGCTTCGCAGAAGCTCTACAGGACGCGGAATCGGTACGCGAAGGCCAAGGTCTTGGCAGGCCTATTCTCCTCGTTCTTTGCAATTCTGCTGGGAGTGGTTCTCGGACTGGGGGCATTCACGTTTGGCTACGGCAAAGGGGCCAGCTATCTCAGTAACGACCCCAAAACCTGTGTCAACTGCCACGTGATGCAAGAGTCGTACGATACCTGGGAGAAGTCGAGTCATCATGACGTGGCCGTCTGCAACGATTGCCATCTTTCTCACGACCCAATCGGCAAATGGGTAACCAAAGCGGATAACGGTTTCTTCCATTCGCTGGCGTTCACGTTTAACGACTATCCCGATCCATTGCGTATCAAACCTCGCAATCGCCTGGTCACGCAGCATGCTTGTTTGCATTGTCATGCCGACTTCGTTCACAACATGTTGCCGGCCAGCCCGCATAGCGAGACGATGTCCTGCGTCCATTGCCATGCGGACGTAGGGCATTCGCTTCATTCGAGGGTGTATCCCACTTTGGAACCTGACTCCCGTTGA